The Candidatus Methylomirabilis sp. DNA window GATGTAGCGGATCAGGTTGCCGAACCGGAGGAGGCCGAACAGGATCTGGAAGAGGCCCCCGAGGATGGCGGCCAGGAAGGTGACCTCCAGGCCGTGGCGGGAGCCCACCTCGGCGAAGATGACCGCCCCGACGGCGGTGGGGGTGCTGATCTGGAGCGGGGCGCCGCCGAAGATGCCGGCCAGCGCGCCCCCGACGACGGCAGAGTAGATGCCGGCCGCGGCGCCGGCCCCCGAGGCCACGCCGAAGGCCAGCGAGGCCGGGAGGCTGACCAGGGCGACCGTGACCCCGGCCAGGACGTCCCGGAGCCACTGGCGATGCATCAGGCCCCCTCCAGGTAGGGGCGCAGGTCGGGCGGCAGAGGGGCCTCCACCGTCACGGGGGCCCCCGTCCGGGGATGGGTGAAGGCGATGCGCCAGGCGTGGAGGAGCTGCCGGGACGCCACCGGCCCCGCACCCCCCTCGCGCGCCCGCCGCTCCGGCCGCCCCCCATAGAGCGCGTCGCCGACCACCGGGTGGCCCAGGTGCGCCAGGTGGACCCGGATCTGGTGGGTTCGGCCGGTCTCCAGGGTGACCTCGAGGAGCGTGGCGCCGGGCAGAGCCCGCAGGACCCGGTAGGCCGTGGCCGCCTCCCGTCCCCGCGCCGTCCGCACCCCCATCTTCTTCCGGTCCCGGAGATCCCGGCCGATCGGAGCCGTGATCCGTCCGCTCCGTTGCCCGAGGCTCCCGCGGACGAGGGCCAGGTAGGTCTTGCGAACCTGCCTGGCCCGGAACTGACGGCTGAGCCCCTCGTGGGCGGCTTCGGTCTTCGCCACGAGGAGGCAGCCCGACGTGTCCTTGTCCAGGCGGTGGACGAGCCCGGGCCGCTCGACGCCCCCGATCCCGCGGAGGTCGGGGCAGCGGTGCAGGAGCGCGTTCACGATCGTCCCGGCCCGGTGGGCAGCCGCCGGGTGCGTGACGAGCCCCGCCGGCTTGTTGATGACGAGCAGGTCGGCGTCCTCGTAGAGGACCTGGAGCGGGATCGGCTCGGGCGTGAGATCGCTCGGCTCGGGTGGGGGCAGGGTGAGGGTGATCTGCTCCCCGCCCCGGAGAACCGCGCTGGCCCTCCGGGCCGCTCCTCCCACCTGGACATGTCCCCCGGCGATCAGGGCCTGGATGCGGGCGCGCGTCAGGCCGCTCGACCCTGCCAGGTACCGGTCCAGCCGCGTTCCCGCGGCCTCCGCCGGGACCCGGAACGTCCGGACGTGTCCCTCCTCAGGGCGAGCCGGTTGCCTCCTGACCATTCCCCCGCCGCTCCCGGAGCATGTCCACGAGGAGGAGACCCACTCCCACCGTGATCCCGCTGTCGGCCACGTTGAAGGCAGGCCAGTGGTACTTCCCCAGGTAGAAGTCCAGGAAGTCGATCACCATCCCGACCCGGAGACGGTCGATGAGGTTCCCCACGGCCCCCCCCAGGATGAGGGCAAGCCCGACTACAGGGAGGAGACGCCCCCGGGCATGCCGGGCGTAGTAGTAGCAGATGATCGCGATGGCCAGGACCGAGACGGCAATGAAGAAGGGTCCGCGGAAGGCGGCCGCCGCCCCCGCCAGGAAGCCGAAGGCGGCGCCCGGGTTCAGGACGTAGGTGAGGTTGAAGAGGCCCGGAACGACCGGCAGGCTCTCCCCCAGACGGAAGGTCCGCTGGATGAGGAGCTTCGTGGCCTGATCCAGGATGACCACAAGAGCGGCGAGCCCGTAAAACCACACAAGGAGGCCGCCTTCCTCAGGCGCGTCCCGCCAGGACCGCGACGCACCGGTCGCAGAGGGTGGGATGCCTGCCGTCCTGTCCCACGGTCTCCCGGTAGGTCCAGCAGCGCTCGCACTTCACGCCCCGCGTCCGGCTCACCCGGACCGTGAGCGTGTCCTCCGGCACGTCGGGGTCCAGGTGCAGGGTCACCGACGAAACGATGAAGAGGGTGGGGAGCTCCGCCGCGGAGGGGCGCAGGAAGTCACAGAGGGTGCTCCCAGCGTGGAGGTCCACGTCGGCCTCCAGCGAGTTGCCGATCAACTTCGCCTGCCGGACCTCCTCCAGCGCCTTCAGCACCTGGTCGCGGACACGGAGGAGGCGGTCCCACCGCTCCCCCAGAGCCTCGTCCAGCCAGCCCCCCTCGACGGCCGGGAAGCTCTCCAGATGGACCGACTCGGACCCCCCCCCGGCCTTCGGCAAGGCGGCCCAGACCTCGTCCGCCGTGAAGGAGAGGACCGGCGCCATGAGGCGGACGAGCCCGGTGAGCAGGTGGTACAGGGCGGTCTGCGCGGCCCGGCGCGCCCGGGAGGTCCTCCCCGACGTGTAGAGCCGGTCCTTCAGGACGTCGAGGTAGAAGGCCGAGAGGTCCACCGCGCAAAAGTTGTGGAGGCTGTGGTAGAAGACGTGGAACTCGTAGCCCTCGTAGGCCCGGAGCAGGCGTTCCGTGAGGCGGGCCAGCCGGTGGAGGATGAACCGGTCGATCTCCTGCAGGTCCGCAGGGGGGAGCAGGTCGGTCCGGGGATCGAAGTCCTTCAGGTTCCCCAGGAGATAGCGGCAGGTGTTCCGGATCCGCCGGTATCCCTCGGCGAGGCGGCTCAGGATCTCGTCCGAGAGCCGGAGGTCATCCCGGTAATCCTCGGCGGCGACCCAGAGGCGCAGGATCTCGGCCCCGTACTTCTCCATGATCTCCTGGGGCGCGATGACGTTCCCGAGGGACTTGGACATCTTCCGCCCGGCGCCGTCCACCACGAAGCCGTGGGTAAGGACTTCCCGGTAGGGGGCGCGCCCGGCCGTCCCCACGGCCGTGAGGAGCGAGGAGTGGAACCAGCCGCGGTGCTGGTCGCTCCCCTCCAGGTACATCTCCGCGGGCCAGCGCAGGTCCGGCCGCGTTTTGAGGACGGCGGCCCAGCTCACCCCGGATTCGAACCAGACATCGAGGATGTCGTACTCCTTCTCGAAGGTGGTCCCCCCGCATTGCGGACAGGTCGTCCCGGGAGGCAGGAAGGCCTCCGCCGGCCGCTCGAACCAGACATCGGCTCCCTCCCGGGCCACCACCTCGCTTACCCGCTCCATGAGATCCTGCCTCACCAAGAGGTGCCGGCCGGCCGTGCAGTAGAAGGCCGTGATCGGGACCCCCCAGGCCCGCTGGCGGGAGATGCACCAATCGGTCCGGTGGGCGATCATGTTCCTGATCCGCTCCTCCCCCCACGGGGGGATCCAGCGCACCTGGCGGATGGCCTCGAGGGACTTGCCGCGCAGGTCTCCGACCTCCATGGAGATGAACCACTGCTCGGTCGCGCGGAAGAGGGTGGGGTTCTTGCACCGCCAGCAGTGGGGGTAGGTGTGCCGGATCTCTCCGGCGGCGAGGAGTCTGTCCCGCCGGCGCAGCTCGGCGATGATCTGCGGGTTGGCCTCCCAGACGCTCATTCCCCCGAAGAGGTCAACGTCACGGTCGAACCGCCCCTGGTCATCAACGGGGTTGTAGATCTTCAGACCGTACTTGATGCCGGTCTCGTAGTCCTCGGCCCCGTGCCCCGGGGCCGTGTGGACCACGCCGGTCCCCTGGTCCAGGGTCACGTACTCCCCGAGGACGATCGGCACCTCTCGCTCGATCCACGGATGCTGGCACGTGATGCCCTCCAGCTCCGCGCCGGGCCAGACGGTCGGCGTGACCGTGTATTCGCCCTCCCGGAACCCGAACTCCTGCATGCACCGGCGCACCAGCTCCTGGGCGAGGATCAGCTCGCCCGCGGGGGTCTGCACGAGAGCGTACAGCAGCCGCGGGTGTACGGCGATCGCCAGATTCGCGGGCAGCGTCCAGGGGGTCGTCGTCCAGATGGCGAAATGTGTCCCGCGTCGCTGATCCACCGCGAAGTTCCCCCTGGGATTCTTCACCGGGAACTTCACGTAGATCGACGGGGAGACGTGGTCCTCGTACTCCACCTCCGCCTCGGCCAGGGCGGTCACGCACGTGGAGCACCAGTGGACCGGCTTCAGGCCTTTGTAGAGGCTCCCCGCCCCGACGAAGCGCCCCAGCTCCCGGACGATCGTCGCCTCATAGTCGTAGGACATCGTGGTGTACGGGTTCTCCCAGTCCCCCAGGACCCCGAGGCGCTTGAATTCCTGCCGCTGGATGTCGATGTACTTCTCCGCGTAGGCCCGGCAGAGGCGCCGCTTCTCGGCCGTCCCCACGGCCCGGGCCCGCGGCCCGAGCTCCTTGTCCACCTGGTGCTCGATGGGAAGGCCGTGGCAGTCCCAGCCGGGGACGTAGACGGCGTCGTAGCCGGCCATGGTCTTCGACTTGACCACGATGTCCTTCAAGATTTTATTGAGGGCGTGGCCCATGTGGATGTGGCCGTTGGCGTAGGGGGGGCCGTCGTGGAGGATCCAGAGGGGCTGGCCGCGGCGGCGCTCCCGGAGCCGCTTGTAGAGGCCGCTCCGCTCCCACTCGGCCAGGATCTGGGGCTCCCGGACGGGGAGGTTGGCCTTCATCGGGAAGGCGGTCTCGGGGAGGTTCAGCGTGGCCTTGTAGTCGGTCGCCATTGGCGCTCCGCCGCGCCAGAAGAAAAACCCCCATCCGCGCGGATGAGGGCGCCTTTCTGCCGCTCGTGGGACCGTACACTACCGGGGGGAGGGAAGGCCGTCAAGGGCAAAAGGGCGGCTAGTGCCGGGCCAACTCACATCGCCTGACTTCGTGGCACGCCCACCGTCGCGTGGGCGTTAGGCGCAATTCGTTGGAATCACACTAGGCCTCGGGGAGGCGGCGGGCAAGCTCGGCGAGGAGAGCTTTGAGGCGCGGGAGATCAAGCTCGTAGCGGTCGGCCAGCTCCTCGAGGAGGGCCTCGGCCGGGGGCTCGGCGCGGCCGGGCGGGGGGGCGGGGCGGGGACCGGCCGGGGTCCAGGCCTCCTCCCGGACGTGGAGGGAAAAGAGGTCCCACCGGGCATAGTGCCCCACCGCGTCGAAGTAGGCTTTGGCCAGGCGCCGCTCCTCCAGGTCAATCGTCGCCTCCACCAGCGTCTCCTGCTCGAAGACCGGCTCCCGGACGAAGAGGCCCGAGGGGTTCACGATGCAGGAGCCGCCGACGGCCAGGTTGTACTTCAGGACATCCTGGAGGTCGTCGGGGATGGCGTTCGGGGGGAGGTACCCGGAGGAGGAGATCACGAAGACCGAGTTCTCGATGGCGTATTCCCGGATCGCCGGCTCGATGTCGCAGTCCCGCGAGCCCGGCCCCGCGCTCTTCCCCCCCAGGTGCTTCTCCATCCGCCACCAGCCGGGCCAGACGGCACAGTGGATCTCCTCCCCCTTGATCGCCATGGCCGCCCGGAGCAGCGTCATGTGATGCTCGTAGCAGATGAGCCCCCCCACGGTGCCGATGTCCATGGGGAAGACCCGGATGTCGCTCCCGTCCCCCATCCCCCAATAGACGCGCTCCGAGTGGGTGGGCATGAGCTTTCGATGGCGGCCCAGCAGCCGGCCGTCCCGCGCGATGAAGAGCAGGGAGTTATAGAGGGTCAGGCTCCCGGGCCGATCGTCCAGCTCGTTGCAGCCGATGACGCAGTTGACGCTCGCCCGGCGGGCCTCCTCGCAGAGCGCCTCCGTCTCCTCCCCCGGGATCCGGATGGCGCAGTCCTGCATCCGGACGATGAGCTCCGTCGAGCGGCGAACGGAGACCGCTCCCCGCCAGTAGGGGTAGGCGGCGAAGTAGGTCTCGGGGAAGACGACGAGGTCGAGCCGTTCCTCCCCGGCCCTCGCGATCCACTTGCAGGTCTTCTTGAGAGTCCCGGCCCGGTCAAAAAAAACGGGGGCGACCTGTGCCGCCCCCACCCGTAGCAGCGTCTTCCCCACGGCCGGCGTCCTGCCCCCGCGCGCCTAGAGGTACGTTTTCACCGTCAGGTTCAGCAGCCGCGGATTCAACCCGACCACCTGATCCGTATCCATCGGCACGTCGACCAGCATCGACTGCCCCGTCTGGGTGTAGCAGGCGTCCATGATGTCCTTCAGGTTGCTCAGATCCGGCTTCAACACATACCCGTCCCAGCCGTGGGCCTTCGCCGCCGCCACGAAGTCGATCGGCGGCAGCTTCGAGTGATAGAGCTTCTTCTCGAATTCCGGGATGACGATCTCCAGGCCCTTGTCCACGATCCCGTAGGTGCCATTGTTGATGATGAACAGCCGCAGATCGAGGGTTGCCGCATCGGCGAGGGCGCCCCCGAACAGCCGCCAGCACCCATCCCCCGAGAAGACGAAGGTATGCAGGCTCGGGTCGGCGATCTTCGCCCCGACCCCGAGGCCGAAGGCGCCGCCCATGGCCGAGCCGTGGTGCATCGTATGGAACCGGATGGCGGGATGCGGCCGCTGGGTCACGTACTGGCGGTCCTTGTAGGCCACGCACACGTCGTCGAACCCGATGCTGCCCGGCTGCCAGTACTGCTGGATCTTCTCGTAGAAGGCCATGAAGTCCACGCAGCCCCGCTTGACGTCCCGGGAGACCTCCCGGGTGTTCAGGCTCGCCGGGAGGGCGACCGGCGGCCGCTCCCCGACCCCCGCCGCCCGCAGGCGCGGGATCAGCTCCGACAGGGCGAGGCCGATGTCCCCCCGCACCTGCTGGTACTCCCCGGCGACCCGGTGCTTGAACTCCCCGTTCTTGTGCCCGTAGGCCTCCTTCAGATTGGTGAAATGCCAGGTGAACCGGGCCGGGATCTTCCCGAGGTTGATGGAATACTCGCCCGCGTCGAAGCCGAGCGTGATCAGAACGTCCTCCTGGGTCATGTTCTGCCACAGCTCGAAGGCGCGATCATTCCCCCCGAAGAGGATGTGGCCGAACCCGTACCGGTTCTCCGGGGAGACGGCATTCGCCCCGTTCACGGACCAGACGGTGGGCGCCTGGAGCAACTCC harbors:
- a CDS encoding RluA family pseudouridine synthase produces the protein MVRRQPARPEEGHVRTFRVPAEAAGTRLDRYLAGSSGLTRARIQALIAGGHVQVGGAARRASAVLRGGEQITLTLPPPEPSDLTPEPIPLQVLYEDADLLVINKPAGLVTHPAAAHRAGTIVNALLHRCPDLRGIGGVERPGLVHRLDKDTSGCLLVAKTEAAHEGLSRQFRARQVRKTYLALVRGSLGQRSGRITAPIGRDLRDRKKMGVRTARGREAATAYRVLRALPGATLLEVTLETGRTHQIRVHLAHLGHPVVGDALYGGRPERRAREGGAGPVASRQLLHAWRIAFTHPRTGAPVTVEAPLPPDLRPYLEGA
- the lspA gene encoding signal peptidase II, which translates into the protein MWFYGLAALVVILDQATKLLIQRTFRLGESLPVVPGLFNLTYVLNPGAAFGFLAGAAAAFRGPFFIAVSVLAIAIICYYYARHARGRLLPVVGLALILGGAVGNLIDRLRVGMVIDFLDFYLGKYHWPAFNVADSGITVGVGLLLVDMLRERRGNGQEATGSP
- the ileS gene encoding isoleucine--tRNA ligase, encoding MATDYKATLNLPETAFPMKANLPVREPQILAEWERSGLYKRLRERRRGQPLWILHDGPPYANGHIHMGHALNKILKDIVVKSKTMAGYDAVYVPGWDCHGLPIEHQVDKELGPRARAVGTAEKRRLCRAYAEKYIDIQRQEFKRLGVLGDWENPYTTMSYDYEATIVRELGRFVGAGSLYKGLKPVHWCSTCVTALAEAEVEYEDHVSPSIYVKFPVKNPRGNFAVDQRRGTHFAIWTTTPWTLPANLAIAVHPRLLYALVQTPAGELILAQELVRRCMQEFGFREGEYTVTPTVWPGAELEGITCQHPWIEREVPIVLGEYVTLDQGTGVVHTAPGHGAEDYETGIKYGLKIYNPVDDQGRFDRDVDLFGGMSVWEANPQIIAELRRRDRLLAAGEIRHTYPHCWRCKNPTLFRATEQWFISMEVGDLRGKSLEAIRQVRWIPPWGEERIRNMIAHRTDWCISRQRAWGVPITAFYCTAGRHLLVRQDLMERVSEVVAREGADVWFERPAEAFLPPGTTCPQCGGTTFEKEYDILDVWFESGVSWAAVLKTRPDLRWPAEMYLEGSDQHRGWFHSSLLTAVGTAGRAPYREVLTHGFVVDGAGRKMSKSLGNVIAPQEIMEKYGAEILRLWVAAEDYRDDLRLSDEILSRLAEGYRRIRNTCRYLLGNLKDFDPRTDLLPPADLQEIDRFILHRLARLTERLLRAYEGYEFHVFYHSLHNFCAVDLSAFYLDVLKDRLYTSGRTSRARRAAQTALYHLLTGLVRLMAPVLSFTADEVWAALPKAGGGSESVHLESFPAVEGGWLDEALGERWDRLLRVRDQVLKALEEVRQAKLIGNSLEADVDLHAGSTLCDFLRPSAAELPTLFIVSSVTLHLDPDVPEDTLTVRVSRTRGVKCERCWTYRETVGQDGRHPTLCDRCVAVLAGRA
- a CDS encoding carbon-nitrogen hydrolase family protein, coding for MGKTLLRVGAAQVAPVFFDRAGTLKKTCKWIARAGEERLDLVVFPETYFAAYPYWRGAVSVRRSTELIVRMQDCAIRIPGEETEALCEEARRASVNCVIGCNELDDRPGSLTLYNSLLFIARDGRLLGRHRKLMPTHSERVYWGMGDGSDIRVFPMDIGTVGGLICYEHHMTLLRAAMAIKGEEIHCAVWPGWWRMEKHLGGKSAGPGSRDCDIEPAIREYAIENSVFVISSSGYLPPNAIPDDLQDVLKYNLAVGGSCIVNPSGLFVREPVFEQETLVEATIDLEERRLAKAYFDAVGHYARWDLFSLHVREEAWTPAGPRPAPPPGRAEPPAEALLEELADRYELDLPRLKALLAELARRLPEA
- a CDS encoding thiamine pyrophosphate-dependent enzyme, whose protein sequence is LQDVSVYGMNIVPQLQAELGEGCVVIDNINTLEARLRQAQEVLNASRPVAIAYHPDVLSKSVEVDVPKLEPARQVNKADLEEFLAKFPRVAAKRRVIIYVGEEAARCEKIQALTTQLSELLQAPTVWSVNGANAVSPENRYGFGHILFGGNDRAFELWQNMTQEDVLITLGFDAGEYSINLGKIPARFTWHFTNLKEAYGHKNGEFKHRVAGEYQQVRGDIGLALSELIPRLRAAGVGERPPVALPASLNTREVSRDVKRGCVDFMAFYEKIQQYWQPGSIGFDDVCVAYKDRQYVTQRPHPAIRFHTMHHGSAMGGAFGLGVGAKIADPSLHTFVFSGDGCWRLFGGALADAATLDLRLFIINNGTYGIVDKGLEIVIPEFEKKLYHSKLPPIDFVAAAKAHGWDGYVLKPDLSNLKDIMDACYTQTGQSMLVDVPMDTDQVVGLNPRLLNLTVKTYL